The following proteins are encoded in a genomic region of Roseobacter fucihabitans:
- a CDS encoding Mu transposase C-terminal domain-containing protein: MEDDAQGVAIKRAEVLRPLLLLQTEGKEIGLPLESAAAQLGVSRSTAWRLLGLLRENDGRVSALLPKRSGPKRGMSCLDQQVEDVIDQVLRKRYLVLERPSFRRIVGEIRVECHAKGFQPPSRQTVKARLDAMDQREVLRKRKGAKAARQVFEARAGGLDVERPLGIVQIDHTLADIILVDQADRKPLARPWLTLAVDIATRVVLGVYVSFDAPTVLSIGLCLDHCVRPKSIRTPESMEALYWPASGIPQAIHVDNGRDFRSDAFQSACAEWGIVIEYRPPGRVHYGGHIERLIGTTMGAVHVLPGTTQSSPKDKGEYDSTGKAALTLEEFEDWLHLEICRYHNTRHSGLGRVPLAAWADLGGDVAGRQVVDTDAFRISFLPSERRQLARTGINLFSIGYWSDAFGPMIGRGAGKVLVKYDPRDMSQIWVITDDGRAVAARYKDLSRPRISLWESRRARAIFHERHGGTIPEAMLFRIIEEQRRIAYAARQQTLTARLEGERQARLPSDKPKRDPSREMFAIDTNNPDLPTYPIDDFDGYKRKN, encoded by the coding sequence TTGGAAGATGATGCCCAAGGAGTTGCAATAAAAAGGGCGGAGGTTCTTCGACCTTTGTTATTATTGCAGACTGAAGGGAAAGAGATTGGGCTGCCATTGGAGTCCGCCGCGGCGCAACTTGGCGTTTCCAGGAGTACGGCCTGGCGCCTTTTGGGTCTTTTGCGTGAGAACGACGGGCGCGTGAGTGCATTGTTGCCCAAACGCAGCGGGCCCAAGCGCGGAATGTCGTGTCTGGATCAGCAAGTTGAAGATGTGATCGATCAAGTCCTCCGCAAGCGCTACCTCGTCTTGGAGAGGCCTAGCTTTAGGAGGATCGTGGGCGAGATTCGCGTGGAATGCCATGCCAAGGGTTTTCAGCCTCCATCACGACAGACCGTCAAAGCAAGGCTCGATGCAATGGATCAGCGTGAGGTGCTGCGGAAACGGAAGGGCGCGAAAGCAGCGAGGCAGGTATTCGAGGCGAGGGCAGGGGGCTTGGACGTGGAGCGTCCTTTGGGGATCGTCCAGATAGACCACACCTTGGCCGATATCATTCTTGTAGACCAGGCGGACCGCAAACCGCTAGCACGACCATGGTTAACGCTTGCGGTTGATATCGCAACCCGGGTCGTACTAGGTGTTTACGTCAGTTTTGACGCCCCAACGGTTCTATCCATTGGTCTGTGTCTAGATCATTGCGTGAGACCGAAGTCGATCCGCACGCCAGAGTCAATGGAAGCCCTGTATTGGCCAGCATCCGGCATCCCGCAGGCTATTCACGTTGATAATGGGCGAGACTTTCGTAGCGACGCCTTCCAGTCGGCCTGTGCTGAATGGGGTATTGTGATTGAGTACCGGCCACCAGGTCGTGTGCATTATGGGGGCCATATTGAGCGCCTGATTGGGACGACCATGGGAGCGGTTCATGTGCTTCCAGGAACAACGCAGTCCTCGCCAAAAGACAAGGGTGAGTATGACAGCACGGGCAAGGCAGCGTTGACGCTTGAGGAGTTCGAGGACTGGCTGCATTTGGAGATTTGCCGATATCACAATACCCGGCACAGTGGGCTAGGGCGGGTGCCGTTGGCCGCTTGGGCCGATCTCGGCGGTGACGTCGCTGGCAGACAAGTTGTGGACACTGACGCGTTCCGGATCAGTTTTCTTCCCTCCGAGCGTCGGCAGTTGGCGCGCACGGGGATCAATTTGTTTTCGATTGGCTATTGGAGCGACGCGTTCGGTCCGATGATCGGTCGCGGGGCAGGGAAAGTCTTGGTCAAATATGATCCCCGCGACATGTCTCAGATTTGGGTCATCACGGATGATGGTCGCGCCGTTGCTGCGCGATACAAGGATCTGTCACGGCCCCGGATTTCACTTTGGGAATCGCGACGCGCCAGAGCTATTTTTCACGAACGACATGGAGGAACGATTCCGGAGGCGATGCTGTTTCGGATTATCGAAGAACAGCGCCGTATCGCATACGCGGCACGGCAACAAACGTTGACGGCCCGGCTGGAAGGTGAACGCCAGGCCCGGCTTCCGAGCGACAAGCCAAAGCGTGATCCCTCACGCGAGATGTTTGCAATTGATACTAACAACCCTGACCTTCCCACTTACCCGATTGATGACTTTGATGGATATAAACGAAAGAATTGA
- a CDS encoding site-specific integrase translates to MTHEKMTPLRERMMEDMRIHGMGDKAQKAHIRAIKHFSGFLGRSPDTATPDDLRAYQLHMTDTEVTPPTFNARIMALRFLFGTTCNREDMKKYMQFRTQPRRLPTVLSIEDVSELLAAAPGPGLKYRAALSISYGAGLRASEVCNLKVSDIDSDRMLIHVDEGKGRKDRKVMLSPDLLDLLRDYWCEARPEGWLFPGKPKINPVTSRQLGRAFNSAKHLVGISKPATLHTLRHSFATHLMEAGTDVRVIQVLLGHAKLSTTARYTHVATKTIRDTPSPFEALKRLNVQTRKRRRE, encoded by the coding sequence ATGACACATGAGAAGATGACCCCGCTTCGGGAGCGGATGATGGAAGACATGCGCATCCACGGGATGGGCGACAAGGCTCAGAAGGCGCACATTCGGGCGATCAAACACTTTTCTGGTTTTCTTGGGCGCTCGCCCGATACCGCCACGCCAGATGATCTTCGGGCGTATCAGTTGCATATGACCGATACGGAAGTGACACCGCCCACATTCAACGCGCGGATCATGGCGCTGCGGTTCCTGTTCGGTACAACCTGCAACCGTGAAGACATGAAGAAGTACATGCAGTTCCGCACGCAGCCACGCAGGCTGCCAACAGTGCTGAGTATCGAAGATGTTTCGGAGCTTCTTGCTGCGGCACCCGGCCCGGGTCTGAAGTATCGGGCGGCGCTAAGTATTTCCTATGGTGCGGGTCTGCGGGCATCTGAGGTTTGCAATCTCAAGGTCAGCGATATCGATAGTGACCGGATGTTAATCCATGTCGATGAAGGCAAGGGGCGCAAGGACCGCAAGGTCATGCTGTCACCCGATCTCTTGGACTTGTTGCGTGACTATTGGTGCGAAGCGCGCCCCGAGGGATGGCTCTTTCCGGGCAAGCCGAAGATCAATCCGGTCACGTCGAGGCAATTGGGTCGGGCGTTCAACTCGGCCAAACATCTGGTTGGTATTTCAAAGCCAGCCACGCTGCATACCTTGCGGCACAGCTTTGCCACCCATCTTATGGAGGCTGGAACGGATGTGCGGGTGATTCAGGTCTTACTGGGTCACGCCAAGCTGAGCACGACAGCGCGTTATACCCATGTTGCGACTAAAACAATCCGGGATACGCCCAGCCCGTTTGAAGCTCTCAAAAGGCTGAACGTACAGACCCGCAAGCGCAGACGGGAATAA
- a CDS encoding IS91 family transposase: MPRPELEIADIFRKFGPAWRQVNKGHVNLSQLKVMSSIEACRTEALGGHVAACTKCNHMHIAYNSCKNRHCPKCQSPAARDWMEARAEDLLPVEYFHVVFTLPAQIARIAYWNKKAVYGLLFKASAQTVMTIAADPKRLGARVGMTSVLHTWGSALTHHPHVHMIVPGGGLSSDGKRWIACKPGFFLHVRVLSRLFRRLFIEGLLALHRAGELSFFGDLNGLSDPQAFAAYLAPLRKTKWVVYAKPPFGGPEAVLAYLSRYTHRIAISNSRLISADANTVAFRWKDYRFKSGDGRSVMHLSTSEFIRRFLIHVLPDRFHRIRHYGLLASSTRKANIAKARTLLGAQTAKQDDPPVAEVIPLTLRDPCPGCGGKMRIIETFRRGQRPQSRAPPRKAAA; encoded by the coding sequence GTGCCCCGGCCAGAACTGGAGATTGCGGATATTTTCCGAAAGTTTGGTCCTGCGTGGCGGCAGGTCAATAAGGGCCATGTCAACCTGTCCCAGCTCAAAGTGATGTCCTCAATCGAAGCCTGCCGAACTGAGGCGCTCGGCGGGCATGTGGCGGCCTGTACCAAATGCAACCACATGCACATTGCGTACAATAGCTGCAAGAACCGGCACTGTCCCAAGTGCCAGAGTCCGGCCGCGCGCGACTGGATGGAAGCGCGCGCCGAGGATCTGCTGCCCGTGGAATATTTCCATGTCGTCTTCACGTTGCCTGCGCAGATCGCTCGTATCGCCTACTGGAACAAGAAGGCCGTCTATGGCCTACTGTTCAAAGCGTCTGCGCAAACGGTGATGACAATTGCAGCCGATCCCAAACGGCTCGGCGCGCGGGTTGGCATGACCAGCGTCCTTCATACGTGGGGGTCGGCACTTACGCACCATCCCCATGTCCACATGATTGTCCCAGGCGGCGGTCTGTCGTCAGATGGCAAGAGATGGATCGCTTGCAAGCCGGGGTTCTTTCTACATGTGCGGGTGTTGTCACGACTGTTCCGGCGGCTGTTTATCGAAGGGCTGCTTGCCCTGCACCGCGCAGGTGAACTGTCCTTCTTCGGCGATCTGAACGGGCTGTCGGACCCACAGGCCTTCGCCGCATATCTCGCCCCACTGCGCAAAACCAAATGGGTGGTCTATGCCAAACCGCCATTCGGCGGGCCCGAAGCCGTGCTCGCCTATCTCAGCCGCTACACGCACCGCATCGCCATCTCAAACAGCCGTTTGATCAGTGCCGATGCCAACACCGTTGCGTTCCGATGGAAAGATTATCGCTTCAAATCTGGTGACGGGCGATCCGTCATGCACCTTTCCACATCAGAGTTCATCCGCCGCTTTCTGATCCATGTGCTACCGGACCGGTTCCACCGCATCCGCCATTATGGCCTGCTCGCCAGTTCGACCCGTAAGGCTAACATCGCAAAAGCTCGGACCTTACTTGGCGCACAAACCGCCAAACAGGATGACCCACCAGTCGCCGAGGTCATCCCGCTCACACTGCGAGACCCATGCCCCGGCTGCGGCGGGAAAATGCGCATCATCGAGACCTTCCGGCGGGGCCAAAGACCACAATCCCGCGCACCACCCAGAAAGGCCGCAGCATGA
- a CDS encoding DUF3010 family protein produces the protein MSDNDRAYEEEYMRVCGCEISGKEVRLAAVGLTDQGDLELLRLKTTRIELVDDTSEADLRSFLADLQAFSREHEIDTFVIKTRAKKGRMAGGAVSFKIETLIQLVEDCQTRFVSPVALAHFAKKDLDAYPEKLPVYLKNAFLSGAYALTKKGFLT, from the coding sequence TTGTCTGACAACGATAGGGCATATGAGGAGGAATACATGAGGGTCTGCGGGTGTGAAATATCGGGAAAGGAGGTCCGGCTTGCTGCGGTTGGCTTGACTGATCAAGGCGACTTGGAACTGCTTCGCCTGAAGACGACCCGGATAGAGCTCGTGGATGACACATCTGAAGCTGATCTACGGTCATTCTTGGCGGACCTTCAGGCGTTTTCTCGAGAACACGAAATCGATACGTTCGTCATCAAGACCCGCGCTAAGAAAGGCCGCATGGCCGGGGGGGCCGTATCGTTCAAAATCGAAACCCTGATACAACTCGTTGAGGATTGTCAGACCAGGTTTGTCAGCCCAGTTGCGCTCGCCCATTTTGCCAAGAAAGACCTTGATGCATATCCAGAGAAGCTGCCGGTCTATTTGAAGAACGCATTTCTGTCCGGCGCCTATGCTTTGACGAAGAAAGGGTTCTTAACCTAG
- a CDS encoding rhomboid family intramembrane serine protease encodes MKVTLPLSPFDLHPVLRDFCIAIVFVEGVLVAADAFQLTVRSEAIEALGFTLSWRNEPWRILSHVFLHGGALHMIFNIIPICLFGDALALLRGEGETTFIVLLSIMAGAAGFAVFGIYPAMIGASAISFGLAAACLVHWTGLTIVHRTMAVALGATTLPSIIWWTGIAWEAHVAAAAFGAGASIFLCKLRP; translated from the coding sequence GTGAAAGTCACGCTTCCCCTGTCCCCGTTTGATCTGCATCCGGTGCTGCGGGATTTTTGCATCGCCATTGTCTTTGTGGAGGGGGTGCTCGTCGCGGCGGACGCGTTTCAGTTGACCGTACGATCAGAGGCCATCGAGGCGCTCGGGTTCACGCTGAGCTGGCGCAATGAACCTTGGCGCATTCTATCACATGTCTTTCTGCACGGCGGCGCCTTGCACATGATCTTCAACATCATACCCATTTGTTTGTTCGGGGACGCGCTGGCGCTCCTGCGTGGCGAGGGTGAAACCACCTTCATTGTCCTGTTATCCATCATGGCAGGCGCTGCAGGCTTCGCGGTCTTTGGGATCTATCCCGCGATGATCGGGGCAAGTGCGATATCATTCGGCCTGGCGGCGGCTTGCCTCGTTCATTGGACCGGCTTGACCATTGTACATCGGACGATGGCGGTGGCATTGGGCGCGACAACCCTGCCCTCAATCATCTGGTGGACTGGGATCGCATGGGAGGCGCATGTTGCGGCAGCGGCGTTCGGTGCTGGTGCATCCATCTTCCTGTGCAAATTGCGGCCATAG
- a CDS encoding relaxase/mobilization nuclease domain-containing protein: protein MSEQPSISVLHYLQRAANSPNAPSVLDAVMGEDWAVYKAGNARKAQQILYVMNQQRNRRGAGAGLAFRVGRQSPQALVKLINMGGANNSQGLKAQMGYLEKDGTVVLQRSEGFFGLEVDEDQKDLMAQAWGLKESGKSSYPMTSHFVVSFPIDTDPEAAARAGRAWAERMFDNGALGDRFDYYTADHRDTAHPHTHVVVSRRGLENGQWLKVSRRSLINYDSMRQLQVEVAAEEGIHLEATPRLARGVHERPVPDARIRAEAERRGPEARAPEHTEITAIAAAATILEFSRQIETEAKVIKTTPAVARSIARIVKLLRAGHQITAHTERDETMTKEMIQMSEQYEKARMAITDSFQTMDRDIAKVAGPAERVALQRQTAGLRREAALLLPDDNELQSYRSTEQEERYVGIRATGGGLDADAIRDEAVENANRIAAEAGLDPDEVAARYSRQRVSPSDIARN, encoded by the coding sequence ATGAGTGAACAGCCGTCCATTTCTGTCCTGCATTACCTGCAACGAGCGGCCAACTCTCCGAATGCGCCGAGTGTTCTGGACGCGGTGATGGGCGAGGACTGGGCGGTCTACAAGGCGGGTAACGCGCGCAAGGCTCAGCAGATCCTTTATGTGATGAACCAGCAGCGCAACCGGCGTGGAGCCGGTGCGGGGCTGGCTTTCAGAGTGGGGCGACAATCCCCCCAGGCCCTCGTCAAACTCATCAACATGGGCGGGGCCAACAACAGCCAGGGTTTGAAGGCCCAGATGGGATATCTGGAAAAGGACGGCACCGTTGTTTTGCAGCGGTCCGAAGGATTTTTCGGACTTGAGGTGGACGAAGATCAAAAGGATCTGATGGCGCAGGCGTGGGGTCTCAAAGAGAGTGGCAAGTCCTCCTATCCGATGACATCGCATTTTGTCGTATCGTTTCCCATCGACACCGATCCTGAAGCGGCGGCACGCGCGGGGCGGGCTTGGGCGGAGAGGATGTTTGACAATGGGGCGCTTGGCGACCGTTTCGATTATTATACCGCGGACCATCGCGACACGGCGCACCCGCACACGCATGTGGTCGTGTCCCGTCGCGGTCTGGAAAACGGCCAGTGGCTCAAGGTTTCGCGGCGCTCGCTGATCAATTACGACAGCATGCGCCAGTTGCAGGTTGAGGTTGCAGCGGAAGAAGGCATCCACCTGGAAGCAACGCCGCGTCTGGCGCGCGGGGTGCATGAGCGCCCTGTGCCCGACGCGCGGATCAGGGCCGAGGCAGAGCGGCGTGGCCCGGAAGCACGCGCGCCCGAGCATACCGAAATCACCGCGATAGCGGCCGCTGCAACAATTCTTGAGTTCAGCAGACAAATCGAAACCGAAGCGAAAGTGATCAAGACGACGCCCGCAGTGGCACGCTCCATCGCGAGGATCGTCAAGCTGTTGCGCGCCGGGCATCAGATTACAGCACACACTGAACGCGATGAAACCATGACTAAGGAGATGATTCAGATGTCGGAACAGTATGAAAAAGCGCGTATGGCCATAACGGACAGTTTCCAGACGATGGACCGCGATATCGCAAAGGTTGCGGGCCCGGCGGAGCGTGTCGCGCTCCAGCGACAGACGGCGGGGCTGCGCCGTGAGGCGGCGTTGTTGCTGCCGGATGACAATGAATTGCAGTCCTATAGATCCACAGAGCAGGAAGAGCGATATGTCGGCATCCGGGCGACGGGCGGCGGGCTTGATGCGGATGCAATCCGGGATGAGGCCGTTGAGAACGCAAACCGCATTGCGGCAGAGGCGGGCCTTGATCCTGACGAGGTGGCGGCACGCTACAGTCGGCAACGGGTATCGCCATCGGATATCGCCCGCAATTGA
- the virD1 gene encoding T-DNA border endonuclease subunit VirD1 produces MSEETKDKKSWKNRKMIRGRWRDAENEAAVPVRADKVISVKMTEAELAEFDAQILELGLKRNRALRIAARRIGGFVENDAETLEVLRDISRAIAGVATNINQIAKAANRTHDPAYHSFMAERKALGVELSKLNAALAPLMDVSRRRSDGLGRLRKAAGE; encoded by the coding sequence ATGAGCGAAGAGACCAAAGACAAGAAGTCGTGGAAAAACCGCAAGATGATAAGGGGTCGCTGGCGCGACGCTGAGAACGAAGCGGCGGTGCCGGTTCGTGCCGACAAGGTGATTTCGGTGAAGATGACTGAAGCGGAACTTGCAGAGTTTGATGCTCAGATCTTGGAGCTTGGCCTTAAACGGAACCGTGCTTTGCGAATTGCCGCGCGTCGGATCGGCGGTTTTGTCGAAAACGATGCCGAGACTTTGGAGGTCTTGAGGGACATTTCGCGGGCGATTGCCGGGGTGGCGACGAATATCAACCAGATTGCCAAGGCTGCAAACCGAACCCATGATCCCGCTTACCACAGCTTCATGGCGGAACGAAAAGCGCTTGGCGTCGAGTTGTCGAAGCTGAATGCAGCGCTTGCGCCCTTGATGGATGTGTCGCGGCGCCGGTCTGACGGGCTTGGCCGCTTGCGAAAGGCAGCGGGCGAATGA
- a CDS encoding division plane positioning ATPase MipZ — MITFASLKGGAGKTTALMTACGSLVSKGLRVGLLEADENAPLHQWRKYALKKGTWNESCEIEDAVDLQAFEAAYERLEARDMDIVLADTQGGGSEFNLTILASSDMIVIPTALTRLDLDSALDTYALVAEMLETSDTPDMPVGILVTQIPTGRLTSAQSFCLETIQGLPSFDCKLPARNAFADLKSVGMLHLYEVALSKIPSKRIAATHISTALKDADTFANDLMQVLGDEHAHS; from the coding sequence ATGATCACATTCGCTTCCCTCAAGGGCGGCGCAGGAAAAACAACCGCACTCATGACGGCTTGCGGCAGTCTGGTATCAAAGGGACTCAGAGTGGGTTTACTGGAAGCCGATGAAAACGCGCCGCTGCACCAGTGGCGCAAATATGCGCTGAAAAAGGGAACCTGGAACGAAAGTTGTGAAATTGAAGATGCCGTCGATTTGCAGGCGTTCGAGGCGGCCTACGAAAGGCTTGAGGCCCGCGATATGGACATCGTTTTGGCCGATACCCAAGGCGGTGGGAGCGAGTTCAATTTAACGATCTTGGCAAGCTCGGACATGATTGTCATCCCGACTGCGCTCACACGCCTTGATCTGGACAGTGCATTGGATACCTACGCGCTCGTTGCTGAGATGCTTGAGACATCTGACACACCAGATATGCCCGTCGGGATTCTCGTGACACAGATACCGACCGGCAGATTGACGTCCGCACAATCGTTCTGCCTTGAAACCATACAAGGTCTGCCCTCCTTCGATTGCAAGCTGCCTGCACGCAATGCATTCGCCGATCTGAAAAGTGTTGGTATGCTTCACCTCTACGAGGTTGCGCTGTCGAAAATTCCGTCCAAGAGGATCGCCGCGACACATATTTCAACGGCACTCAAAGATGCAGACACCTTTGCAAACGATCTGATGCAAGTGCTCGGAGATGAACATGCCCATTCGTAA
- a CDS encoding VirC2 family conjugal transfer protein, producing the protein MNMPIRKPNKSYKELRAAISGDSGMLDVADTEPVSDQASKSIPPQLKSESPYPKTANVTPASGAPDQPAPKPTPDKRTQRAKPLVAQAEDSMVIRVTMRPPKRGLSKEYDDITDFANEATALKTILTRALAFVSNPDDMVLNRTKSFYESVAGEPFRSRRVVSLTILNAIRSEYDPLDILTDHAFGQTVTDVIVSTYFSRKISTK; encoded by the coding sequence ATGAACATGCCCATTCGTAAACCCAACAAGAGTTATAAAGAGCTGCGCGCAGCAATTTCCGGGGACTCCGGAATGCTCGATGTGGCCGATACAGAGCCGGTCTCAGACCAAGCGTCAAAAAGTATCCCGCCCCAACTCAAATCGGAAAGCCCATACCCAAAAACCGCCAATGTGACACCTGCATCCGGCGCACCGGATCAGCCCGCGCCAAAGCCAACACCAGACAAACGTACTCAACGCGCCAAACCTTTGGTTGCGCAAGCCGAAGACTCCATGGTTATTCGCGTAACGATGAGACCGCCAAAAAGAGGCTTGTCGAAAGAGTATGACGACATTACCGATTTCGCCAATGAGGCGACAGCGCTCAAGACGATTTTAACACGCGCACTTGCGTTCGTCTCAAACCCAGACGACATGGTTCTGAACCGCACGAAGTCCTTCTACGAAAGCGTTGCAGGGGAACCCTTTAGAAGTCGCAGGGTTGTTAGCTTGACCATTCTGAATGCAATCCGGTCGGAATATGATCCGCTGGACATATTGACAGATCATGCGTTCGGACAAACAGTCACCGATGTAATCGTGAGCACCTATTTCTCCAGAAAGATCAGCACCAAATAG
- a CDS encoding addiction module antidote protein → MSDEVFSRYDPADYLKTEDDIAAYLLATMEEGGDDPAIVAKALGDVARARNMSQLARDTGISREGLSKALSGNGNPTLATIMKVSKALGLKLNFQPMG, encoded by the coding sequence ATGAGCGATGAAGTTTTCAGCCGGTACGATCCGGCAGACTATCTCAAAACGGAAGATGATATTGCAGCGTATCTACTGGCAACGATGGAAGAAGGTGGCGATGATCCTGCAATTGTCGCAAAAGCGCTTGGTGACGTTGCGCGCGCGCGCAACATGAGCCAGTTGGCGCGGGACACGGGTATTTCGCGCGAAGGTCTGAGCAAAGCGCTATCCGGTAACGGCAACCCTACTCTTGCCACGATCATGAAGGTGTCTAAAGCGCTTGGGCTGAAATTGAACTTTCAGCCAATGGGCTAA
- a CDS encoding type II toxin-antitoxin system RelE/ParE family toxin → MAEIIKTKTFDKWLQGLRDRTAMARILVRLNRLAEGNAGDVKPVGGGISELRVNYGPGYRIYYLQRGSLVVVLLCGGDKGTQTKDIKTAKELAQKWKD, encoded by the coding sequence ATGGCCGAGATTATCAAAACAAAGACCTTCGACAAGTGGTTGCAAGGATTGCGGGACAGGACCGCAATGGCGCGGATTTTGGTTCGCCTGAACCGCTTAGCTGAGGGCAACGCAGGAGATGTAAAGCCGGTTGGTGGTGGCATCTCTGAATTGCGGGTGAATTATGGACCCGGTTATCGGATCTATTACTTGCAGCGCGGGTCTTTGGTCGTGGTTCTTCTTTGTGGAGGTGACAAGGGTACGCAGACCAAAGACATCAAAACGGCCAAGGAATTGGCCCAGAAGTGGAAGGATTGA